A section of the Dehalococcoidia bacterium genome encodes:
- a CDS encoding LysR family transcriptional regulator: protein MELYQLETFLAVAREQSFTRAGEILGLTQPAVTRQIAALERDLGVELIERRGRSFGLTAAGRVVEEQAAQVLAAAHQLRSRVQSMSSPKHGEVSVACVTTVGLHTLPSLVAEFASRYPDVRVRVWSGRMDGVIDRLLDGRADVGLVSAPVSHPHVLTLPLFDDPVIAVATPEFAEKLPRPLPVETLGELDLILFESPSRFRSLVDAALQNAGVLPRIAMELDSHEAVRQAVLLGRGLALVPQQAVPDDLASGRLVRIEVRGLDPIVRRTCLILRRGDNLELPPIRNFVWLTLARYASGVWRREVIPA, encoded by the coding sequence ATGGAGCTGTATCAACTCGAGACCTTTCTGGCCGTAGCACGCGAGCAGAGCTTCACGCGCGCCGGCGAGATCCTCGGCCTTACGCAGCCTGCCGTCACACGCCAGATTGCCGCCCTCGAGCGCGACCTCGGCGTCGAACTCATCGAGCGGCGCGGACGGAGCTTCGGGCTGACGGCCGCAGGCCGGGTCGTCGAAGAGCAGGCGGCCCAGGTGCTTGCGGCGGCGCACCAGTTGCGCTCGCGGGTACAGTCGATGTCGAGCCCGAAGCACGGCGAGGTCTCGGTCGCCTGCGTGACGACGGTGGGGCTGCACACGCTGCCGTCGCTTGTCGCCGAGTTCGCGTCGCGTTACCCGGACGTGCGGGTCCGAGTCTGGTCCGGGCGCATGGATGGCGTCATCGACCGCCTCCTCGATGGCCGCGCCGACGTCGGGTTGGTGAGCGCGCCGGTGTCACACCCCCACGTCCTCACGCTACCCCTCTTCGACGACCCCGTGATCGCGGTCGCGACGCCCGAGTTCGCCGAGAAGCTGCCGCGGCCGCTGCCGGTCGAGACGTTGGGCGAGCTCGACCTCATCCTCTTCGAATCGCCTTCGCGCTTCCGTTCGCTGGTGGACGCGGCCTTGCAGAACGCGGGCGTACTGCCCCGGATTGCCATGGAGCTGGACTCGCACGAGGCGGTGCGCCAGGCGGTGCTGCTCGGACGCGGGCTGGCCCTCGTACCCCAGCAGGCGGTGCCGGACGACCTTGCGTCCGGGCGCCTGGTACGCATCGAGGTGCGGGGCCTCGACCCCATAGTCCGGCGGACGTGCCTGATCCTGAGGCGCGGCGACAATCTGGAGCTGCCGCCGATCCGCAACTTCGTCTGGCTGACGCTCGCGCGCTATGCCTCCGGCGTCTGGCGGCGCGAGGTCATCCCGGCGTAG